A genomic region of Thiohalospira halophila DSM 15071 contains the following coding sequences:
- a CDS encoding TIGR04219 family outer membrane beta-barrel protein: MRKLAIAAALAVAPATASADLLGFGVGVGVDYWNAEPDGSTAYNGGDVDLQDDLKLDDSGEFQGWVYAEHPVPLIPNVRIERTSIASSGSNGEVPVATFGGFDVDATDVQTDLELDQTDFILYWSPLDNLFELDFGLDVKRVSGNLYLSGDAPGGGGSETLNEDLDGWIPLGYLAAGVHIPGTGLAVNARTARISAGDNSLTDTAADVSWTSAFGLGVRVGVRSQSLDLEDVGDVTVDTDFSGTYAGVHYIF, encoded by the coding sequence ATGCGCAAGCTCGCCATCGCCGCGGCCCTGGCCGTTGCCCCCGCCACCGCCAGCGCCGACCTCCTCGGCTTCGGGGTCGGGGTGGGCGTCGACTACTGGAATGCCGAGCCCGACGGCTCCACCGCCTACAACGGCGGCGATGTCGATCTTCAGGACGACCTCAAGCTCGATGACTCCGGGGAGTTCCAGGGCTGGGTCTACGCCGAGCACCCGGTCCCCCTCATTCCCAACGTCCGCATCGAGCGGACCAGCATTGCTTCCAGCGGGAGCAATGGTGAAGTGCCGGTGGCAACCTTCGGCGGGTTCGACGTTGATGCCACCGACGTGCAGACCGATCTGGAGCTGGACCAGACCGACTTCATCCTCTACTGGTCGCCCCTGGACAATCTCTTCGAGCTGGACTTCGGTCTGGACGTCAAGCGAGTCTCCGGCAACCTCTACCTGTCCGGTGATGCGCCCGGTGGCGGAGGTAGTGAGACCCTGAACGAGGACCTGGACGGCTGGATCCCGCTGGGCTACCTGGCCGCCGGCGTCCACATCCCCGGCACCGGCCTGGCGGTGAACGCCCGTACCGCCCGGATCTCGGCGGGGGACAACAGCTTAACCGATACCGCTGCCGACGTCTCCTGGACCTCGGCCTTCGGGCTGGGTGTCCGGGTCGGCGTCCGCTCCCAGTCCCTGGACCTGGAGGATGTGGGTGACGTCACCGTGGATACCGACTTCAGCGGCACCTACGCCGGGGTCCACTACATCTTCTAG